The DNA sequence AACTTTTGCACCATTACTATCAAATATATTTATCTTTGCATTTTCTCCATTTATTATTTTTCCAGAAATACTGCTCTCTTTTCTTTCTATATTATATGTTTTTGTAATTGCGTTTGAACTAACTACTATAACATCTTCTATTTTAGAAATACCCTCTTTTATTGATAAATTATATTTAGTTCCATCTTCATTATATGGTATTCTATCAAACATTACAGTTCCATTTGTATCTGTTTTGCTAACTTCATTATTAAGAGTTATCTCTACACCTGTTATTGGATTATCTGATTTGTCTTTCACAATAATTGTAATTGTAGATTCCAATTTCTCTAAAGTAGAATTCACTACATTCTCTCCTTCTACTAAACTCTTAGTAATTGTAACTGTTTTATATCCAAATTTTGTTACTGTTATCTCTAAATTTGTTGCTGCTTTTAATCCTTTAATTTCAAATTTTCCTTCAGAATCTGCTGATATAACTATATTTGTATTTGTTTTAATTGTTGCATAACTACCATTTAATATATTTCCAGAAATATACGCTTCTTTTTCTAATAATACATTTTTTATCTCATTATTACTCTCATCTAACATCTTTCCATTTGAATCTACTGTTACATTAATAGATTTTGTTATATATCCATCTTTGCTAACTTGCAATATTCCTTGACTATTTTTTAATGCTTCAATCGTAACAGCACCATTTTCATCAGCTTTTAAACTCTCTACATTTTCATTTGTATACAATTTTATACTTGCACCTGTAGTTGTTTGTAATGAAATATTTGCTACAATAGAATCTAATTTTATTGTATTCACTGATGTTGTATTTAAAGCTTTAAACGTTGTATTTGTACCTTCAGGTATGTTATATCCATATTTTAATATATCTAATGTATAATCTTTATTCTCTTCTAAATCTTCAAATCTAACATTACCTTCAATATCACTATATTTTATTTTTAAAACACTATCTCCATCTTTTAATTTTACAATAGCATTAGGTATAACATTAATTCCAGATACTATTTTTGCTAATATTTTTGCATCATATTTTGTAACTTTTATCTCATTTACAGTTTGAATTTTCACATCTGTTGTTAATTCAGGTATTGTTATATCTGCAACTTTTACATTTGATTTAGATGGAATTATCTCTACTGTATATTTACCTAGATCTAATCTATCAATATTTAAACTATCAGAATTAAAATCTCCTCTTCTTATTACATTCCCTGCTGTTTTCAATATGTAACTAGCTTCTAAAGGTAAACTGAAATTTAATCCAATTTTTCCATCTAATATTTTTAATACTAAACTTCCCTCTTTATTTGAGCCAGATATTGTTATATCTAAATCTTCACTTTTATACCCCTCTTTTTTTACTTTAATTGTATATGTACCATCTTCTAATTTAGGAGTAGCATACTTTCCAAAATCATCTGCAAATCCACTCCAAACTTCTTGGCTATCTTTTTCCAATGAAAGTTTTGCATTTGCTCCATTTGTTATTGTACCTGTTATTTTTCCTCCTAATTGAGTCAAAGTTCCAGAAACTGATATATCTGTTGGAATAACAATTGATTTTGTTTCACTACTATATCCATCTTTTACAAATGTAGCTTTATAATCTCCATATGGCAATTCTTCATCTACTGCTGTTCCTGCTGTATTTAAATTTATAGTTCTTGAAACAACACCAGCTATATAAACCGTTACAGAATCTTGATTAGCAGAAATAGATATATTTCCTGTTTCCACTTGTAAAGATATATCAGACAATGGCTTTATCTCTTTTTCTGATACAGTTATTGATTCTGTATAATCTTTATATCCTATTTTACTAACTGTTAAATTATATGTTCCAGCTATAGCTTTCAATAAGAAATTTCCATTATCATCTGTATTAGCTATAATATCATCTATATTACTACTGCTTAATTTTACTTTTGCATTTGGAATATTTACTGTTCCAGATATAGTTGCTCTAACATCTTCTACATTTAATATTAAATTATCCATATTTTCAACTACATTAAATAATTTATTTATATCACTATATCCATATTTTTCTGTATGAACTGTAATATTTCCAGGTAATGTTCCTAAAATAAATTTTCCACTACCATCTGTGTAAGTTTCTGTTTTATCTGTATATACCTTTATTCCACTCATTGCATTACCTTGAGAATCTCTAACCATTCCTTTTAATGTCAATGGTTGCAATTCCAAATCATTAAAATCTTGAGTTACAGTTTTACTTAGATCTACAGTTACATTATCAACACTACTACTATTATAACCTGCTTTATTAACTGTAATTTTATATATACCAGGTATTAGCGCTATTTTATAATGCCCAATATCATTTGTAGTAATATTTATATCTCCTACAAGAACATTAGCACCATTTACAGGTATTCCATTTTTAGTGTACACATTACCTTCTATATATCCTATATTTTTTTGTATCAAAACATCTTTACCTAATATATTGCTTCCTGCCATCAATATTATATCAAATGCCTCTGCTTTGTATAAAGTTTTGTTAATTGTAATATTATAACTTCCTGGTAGTAATTCTAATCTATATTTACCAAAATTATCTGTAAAACTTTCTACATTTCCAGCTACAACACTTACCCCTCCTAATGGAGCTCCGCTGTCCTTGTCTAAAATTTTACCCTCTAATATTACGACATTTGCATTTAATGTGAAATTTTCTCCTGAAATAGTATCTCCAGCTCCAATTGTTATAGACTTACCTGCACTTGCATATCCAGCTTTATATGCCGATAAATTATAAGTTCCATCTCTTAATGTTAAGCTATATTCTCCATTTGAATTAGAATAAACTTCACTGTCTCCTGCTGTTATTTTAGCTCCAGATATTGGTTCTCCGTTTGAATCTTCTATTCTACCTAATATGCTGCTACTATTCACATTCATTAAAATACTTAAATTAATAGCTTCTCCATATCCAACTGATTGAGATATACTTTTTTGTTGTGTATATCCATTTTTTATTACTTTTACTGTATAATCTCCTTTTTTTAAAGATATTTGATAATTTCCTAAATTATCTGTATCAGCTTCATATATAGAACTTCCTTCAAAGACTAAATGAGCTCCTATAACTCCTCTGTTATAATTATCTAAAACTTTTCCTGTTATTGTTGAGGCATTCCCGACTAATGTTATATTTACAGTTTTATTTGCTCCTGGTAAGAAGCTTTGTATCTGCTCATTAGAAGTTACAAAACCTGTCTTATATGAATAAAGATTCCAATCACCAGGTTGTAATGAAAAACTATAACTACCATCTTGTAATGTCTTAACTTCATATCGGTTAAGATTATTATATAGCACTACATTCGCATTAACTATTGGTTCTCCATTTTCTGTATAAACTTTACCATTTAATGAAACATTATTTGCAACTAATAGTGTATCACCTAAATTTAAAGTAGTTCCAGGCAATACATTCATATCATTAACTATTTTAGTAGTATAACCTGAATATTCATATTTTATATTCCATTGCCCTGCATCAATTTTAAAGTTGAAATATCCATTTGTGTCTGATATCCCTTGATATTCATTTCCATTATAGTCAAATGCTGTAACAATTGCTCCTTTTAAAGGAATACCACTGTCTTTATCTTTTATTGTTCCTGCTAAATTTGAATTTTTAACAGTTAACAGTACATTATTAACATTAACTGTATCTGGAGATGTAGTTAATACATCTATTTTAGGATTGGTTGTTTGACTATATCCTTCTAGTACAGCTTCTATATAATATGTTCCTGGAAGCACATTATTTATTGTATATTTCCCATCTGTATCTGTAAGCTCTGGAATTATATTTATTTTATTACCTCCAGTGGTTACTAAATACACTTCCGCTCTTTCTAATGGCTTATTATTATTATCTAAAATTGCCCCATAAATATTTTTAGAAGGAACATCATATGTAAATGAAAACTCATCACTTTTAGAAGTACCTCCATCTTGTCCTTCTGTTATAACATACCAATAATATTTAGCACTTTTAAAGGTTCCAGGTGCATATATATTCAAATTAGTGGCTTTTGTTGCCTCATCATAAACTAAAGCTCTTGTACTTATCCCCTGCATATCAACTAATTCTTCAATATACACGTGATATAAGTTAGCTCCCTCTACAGAGTTCCAAGAAAAATTAATATAATCTTCTTGAGTTTTAATTCCATTTGTTGGACTTATTAATGATGTTGAACTTATTGTTGAATATCCATTCAAATTAAATTTTGTCATATCGGTAGTAGATGGAACAGATGTAGAAGTACTTCCTTCTGTAGTTCCAAACATTGGCATTATTATGTAATAATATTCTTTTATTCCATCACTATTATCAAATGTAAGTGGTGCTGGATTTCCTACATCAGTTCCTATATCCCCAGCCTCTCCATAAGACAATTTAGTTTTAGTTGTAGAAACCTGCCAAATTATATTTCCACCACTTATATTAGTATCTCCATTAGAATCTGTATCAACAGAAATTGGACTTCCTGATAATATTAATTTATATCCTGCTGCACCAACAATCGGTTCCCATTCAAAGGTAGGAGTTGTTGTAGTTATATCTCCTTTTGGAGATATAGGATTTATTATAACTTTTGCTTGTAATACTATATAGCTTTCTAACGAATAATATGTCCCACTACTTGTAACAGCTTCTATCTTATAAAACTGTTTAGTTGGAATTGCTGCATCATTTGTTAAAGTGTAACTATATTGAGAAGCTACTGTAGTTATTTTTGTTTTTTCAGTATAACTTCCATCTAAATTTTTAAATTTCAAACTTGTGCTAACAACAGTTTCTCCCGACTCAGGAATCACACTCCATTTTATAGTATAATTATCTCCTGAATCTACAGGAAATGTTGGTTGTTCTGTTATAGCTACTGTTGCTGCAAATCCAATACTCGTTATTAAAAACATAAATAAAAATATAAAAATATTTTTTAAATTCATTTTATTCCCTCCTCTCCTTAGAAATTATATCTAATTTTAGAATTCACACCAAGTCCTTTTCCTATGTCAACTCCAAATTTAAAATTATAATTTTTTACTGTTATATAGCCTGTTTCTATACTTAAATCAGAAGGTACAAATATAACTCCGCCTTTTTCCCCTTCTGCCCTTATCGCAGATACTGAACCATCTAAAAACAAAATATGTGCATATGCTTTATACATAGTATCTAAATGATATACGTCTGCAATAACATTATTCCCAAATTCTGTTACATCTTTTAAATCTTTATAGCCTGCATCATTATCTAAATTATCTTGTGTAATTTCAAAAGTAAATACAGGTTTGCTAAATTTTTCCATATCTACTCCTAATTTTAATATATTCAAATCAACCATTCCTGATATTTTTGAAGAACTATTATCGTCATAATTATTTCTTATATTCTCTTTAATTCCACTTTCTATTACTGTTCCTAATATATTATTTGCTTCTAAAATTATATCATCAATTGCAGCAGATGCTACTTTTATTTTTTCTTCCTCACTATTCCAATATTCAGGATAATTTTCTTGAATTAATTTTTCATAATCCTCTTTATCATTAATTTTACTTTTATCAGTGTATCTATTTCTTATTGTTCCTCTATACATATTATAACTATATCCCCATTTTAAAATCATCCAATCAAAATTTACTCCTAATTTATAAGTTGGAGCATATATCTCTTGAGTTCTAATGTTATTATAGTTTATATTTATATCATTTCCTTCTTTTCCATCAACTGTTAATTTTAAAATACCTTTCATTTTTTCGTCCAAATTATAATAAATACTTTTATAATCTACTCCTGCTCCAATACTTGAATTTAAAAAATTTAA is a window from the Haliovirga abyssi genome containing:
- a CDS encoding carboxypeptidase regulatory-like domain-containing protein, which encodes MNLKNIFIFLFMFLITSIGFAATVAITEQPTFPVDSGDNYTIKWSVIPESGETVVSTSLKFKNLDGSYTEKTKITTVASQYSYTLTNDAAIPTKQFYKIEAVTSSGTYYSLESYIVLQAKVIINPISPKGDITTTTPTFEWEPIVGAAGYKLILSGSPISVDTDSNGDTNISGGNIIWQVSTTKTKLSYGEAGDIGTDVGNPAPLTFDNSDGIKEYYYIIMPMFGTTEGSTSTSVPSTTDMTKFNLNGYSTISSTSLISPTNGIKTQEDYINFSWNSVEGANLYHVYIEELVDMQGISTRALVYDEATKATNLNIYAPGTFKSAKYYWYVITEGQDGGTSKSDEFSFTYDVPSKNIYGAILDNNNKPLERAEVYLVTTGGNKINIIPELTDTDGKYTINNVLPGTYYIEAVLEGYSQTTNPKIDVLTTSPDTVNVNNVLLTVKNSNLAGTIKDKDSGIPLKGAIVTAFDYNGNEYQGISDTNGYFNFKIDAGQWNIKYEYSGYTTKIVNDMNVLPGTTLNLGDTLLVANNVSLNGKVYTENGEPIVNANVVLYNNLNRYEVKTLQDGSYSFSLQPGDWNLYSYKTGFVTSNEQIQSFLPGANKTVNITLVGNASTITGKVLDNYNRGVIGAHLVFEGSSIYEADTDNLGNYQISLKKGDYTVKVIKNGYTQQKSISQSVGYGEAINLSILMNVNSSSILGRIEDSNGEPISGAKITAGDSEVYSNSNGEYSLTLRDGTYNLSAYKAGYASAGKSITIGAGDTISGENFTLNANVVILEGKILDKDSGAPLGGVSVVAGNVESFTDNFGKYRLELLPGSYNITINKTLYKAEAFDIILMAGSNILGKDVLIQKNIGYIEGNVYTKNGIPVNGANVLVGDINITTNDIGHYKIALIPGIYKITVNKAGYNSSSVDNVTVDLSKTVTQDFNDLELQPLTLKGMVRDSQGNAMSGIKVYTDKTETYTDGSGKFILGTLPGNITVHTEKYGYSDINKLFNVVENMDNLILNVEDVRATISGTVNIPNAKVKLSSSNIDDIIANTDDNGNFLLKAIAGTYNLTVSKIGYKDYTESITVSEKEIKPLSDISLQVETGNISISANQDSVTVYIAGVVSRTINLNTAGTAVDEELPYGDYKATFVKDGYSSETKSIVIPTDISVSGTLTQLGGKITGTITNGANAKLSLEKDSQEVWSGFADDFGKYATPKLEDGTYTIKVKKEGYKSEDLDITISGSNKEGSLVLKILDGKIGLNFSLPLEASYILKTAGNVIRRGDFNSDSLNIDRLDLGKYTVEIIPSKSNVKVADITIPELTTDVKIQTVNEIKVTKYDAKILAKIVSGINVIPNAIVKLKDGDSVLKIKYSDIEGNVRFEDLEENKDYTLDILKYGYNIPEGTNTTFKALNTTSVNTIKLDSIVANISLQTTTGASIKLYTNENVESLKADENGAVTIEALKNSQGILQVSKDGYITKSINVTVDSNGKMLDESNNEIKNVLLEKEAYISGNILNGSYATIKTNTNIVISADSEGKFEIKGLKAATNLEITVTKFGYKTVTITKSLVEGENVVNSTLEKLESTITIIVKDKSDNPITGVEITLNNEVSKTDTNGTVMFDRIPYNEDGTKYNLSIKEGISKIEDVIVVSSNAITKTYNIERKESSISGKIINGENAKINIFDSNGAKVLRLDADSTGAYDTGKVLGKGTYTLLLSKIGFKENSKQVEISTNSEDKIVEDLTLIPMEMRFEGIITDSTGAKISDAAVRILDNNGNLLGEGYSGGDGYYNIILEYKSGNYKLNVRKNSYSEVTKENLVVSDTDFVINSSVKIDKSTDQEAPVIEDKTEIKEYKKDNTIKFVATITDNEIVKDAKLYYTVNNGNINSFDLTKDVNGEYVKEFTLNDAGTLTYYIEASDGANITKTETKTIEIVGDLSIVKIVPEIPVIVKGNAIELEAKGYDKYGHIATTTSSSFKWEKISDNGVATLGTVVDKNIVSVTGNKVGIETIEVNVDGLITSVDVKVIEVNLDKVKLELQLTSSQVKAGTTVGYSLMLIPEGTSGFEVKPDNVIIDSSNAVLDENTQKIKTQEGIVGKFVITVRYKNKTISKNVEVYETANSNAKEIRRENGVKLNIAEDSLTNNEVINIIKTAIPSLPEGNLDIAGDVYKISPEFKILGNSNTVLTLPIPSNIDLREVGEDSLGIYRWNGIEWEEIDNGKSVNSDSISVNINRFGKYAIMVLSEPLGITDFEIYPNPFTPANGGTLIGYKFTSAEQSIVYATIKIYTENGKLVKTLVDNDMRSKLTKYYEKWDGLDNNGNEVKNGRYIVRLTIEDIAGELSENKVVILLK